A stretch of DNA from Desulfosarcina ovata subsp. ovata:
TCTTGACACTGATATCATTGATGTTTTCCGTACACGAGCGGAAAAGGCTGGCTATGGATATCAGACAATGATTAATGAAGCCCTCAGGGAATATCTTACGAAGAACGGAAAGCTTCTTGACGAAACGGTTATTCGCCAAGTAATTCGAGAAGAATTGGATCGGGCAGCTAAGGATCGGGGATGATATATTGGACAAGACGCATTTGAAAAAACGAGAACCCTTTCTATTTTGTCCAACAACCTTCCTGATCAGCCTACTTGTCCCTTGTGAAGCTAAAAGCGTAAGCTGAACCGCCTTGATACGGGATCCGTATACCGGGTGGTGTGGGAGGGGGGCGTCGTGAGGCTACTCCCTATCCCGATCAACTGCCTAATTTTATCTAAAATTTGTATGCCAAACAGCATAATCATCAAGAAGTTGTGCACTTTTGGTATTTTCTTCGACTGTTTTCAAATCCGCAAGGGTTAAAGTGAATTTTTTCTTATCATCAATTCTTCGAACTTCAACAGATAACCCCTCTTCATCTTCAACCTCATCATCTAAACCCAAAATTTTATAAATTCTTTCAAATTGGTCATCAATATTACTTTTCGCGATAGCTTGTTTAAGAAACTCTTCGTTCACAATTATTTTTTTAGGGGCGTTTTGTTGAATAGTGCCTGACTTAAGCTGTTTCTTTTTTTCTTGTTTTTAGCTTTTTTAACCATGTTTTCCTTTAATTTATAGGGCTTCAGGGAACCGTTGACAGAACCGTCAGCAGGTCTTTTCCAAAATCCTTCACCTGCCAGTTGCGGATGCCCTCGATCCCGGCCAGTTCCTTTTTCGTGGTGGGCCGCTTGACGGCAATGGCAGTGAGCAGGGCCTTGTTGAAGAGCAGGGCAGGGTCCAGTTCCAGATCCTCGGCGATTTTATCGCGCCACGCCTTGATCGCCTTGACCCGGTCGGGAACCTTTGGTGATACCGAGGGCCGCCGTTTGCGCGGGTAGACGGGCAGCTTGTCGGAAGGGATGGCCTTGGCCTGTTTGACAATTTCCGCCAGGCTGTTGCCGTGGATCCGGATCTGTTTGGGGCTCAGGCAGCGGCCGGCCTCCATGGCCTGGGGGGTGTCGGTCATTTCATTGGCGATTTTGAGCAGCGAGGTGTTAGAAAAGACCTTGAACAGCGGACGGTCTTTTTTCATGGCCAGGTCCTTGCGGTACTGCAGCAAGCCTTCCAGAATCGCCAGGTTGCGCCGCTGCAAGCGACCGGCGCCGCGAAAACGCAGAAACAACGGGTCATCGCCGTTTTCCACCGGCCTGACGCCGGACAGGTATTCACACTCCTCCACGACCCACGCCAATCTTCCCTTGGCCTCCAACTCGGTCATGAGCGCCTTGGCCAACGGGATCAGATAGAAAACGTCCGATGCCGCATACTCGATCATCCCGTCGGGCAGGGGCCGCTGGGACCAGTCCTTTTTCTGGTAACGCTTGTCCAACTGGATGCCAAACCGGTTGTTGACCACCGCCCCCAGGCTGGTCTCCTTCTCGCCCAGATACATACTGGCCAGTTGGGTGTCGAACAGATTGTTGATTTCAATGGAGAAATCCCGGTACAAGGAGCGTATGTCATAGTCGGACCCGTGGAATACCTTGCAGATCCGCTTATTTTTAAAAAGCGGTGCCAGGGGGGCAAGGTCGTTGACTTCGAGGGGATCGATGACCACATTCTCCCCGTTGCCGGCCATTTGCACCAGACACACTTTTTCCTGGTAGTGAAACATGGAGTCCGCCTCCAGATCGACGGCCAGAAATGGTTCCCGGTCGATCTTGCCGGCAAACTGCTTGAGATCGTCATTGGTTCGGATGAGCCGGTATGGCGGTACGGCGAGGTTGTTCATATTTTTTGCTTGACCCGGCAGGGCTTTTTCCCTACTTTCCATAAGTTATCTTTTTATCAATGAATTGTTGGACAACCCGTCTGACGACAGTGCACAATCAATTCACGGAAGGTTGTTTAAAGGAAATGATACATATCACACTTCCCGATGGAAGTCGAAAACCCTTTGAGGATTATCCCACGGGCCTGACGGTGGCCAAAAGTATCTCCGAAGGCCTGGCCCGGGATTGCGTTGCCATGGAAGTGGATGGCAACTTGGTCGACCTGGATCGGCCGATCCAAGCCGATGCCTCAATCCGCCTGATCACCACCCGCGATCCCGAAGCCCTGGAAATTATGCGCCACAGCGCCGCCCACGTGATGGCCCAGGCGGTGTTGGCCCTCTATCCTGATGCCAAACTGACTATCGGGCCGGTGGTGGAGGATGGCTTCTACTACGATATCGACATGCCGCCCCTCTCCGAAGAGGCGTTTCCCAAGATCGAAGCCGAGATGAAACGCATCATCAAGCAAAAGATTCCCATCCGGCGCCACGAGGTCAGCAAGGCCGAGGCCCTCACCTTTTACAAGGACGAGCCGTACAAGACCGAAATGATCGACGCTCTGGCCGACGGCACGATCTCCTTTTACAAACAGGGCGATTTTACCGATCTTTGCCGGGGGCCCCATGTGCCCCACACCGGTTTTGTGCGCGCGGTCAAACTGATGCGTGTATCCGGCGCGTACTGGCGCGCGGATCAGTCCAAGGCCCAACTGCAGCGTATTTACGGCACCGCTTTTTTCGACAAAAAACAGCTCAAGGAGTATCTCCACTTTCTCGAAGAGGCCAAGAAGCGCAACCACCGCAAGATCGGGGCGGCCATGGATCTGTTCAGTTTCCATGACGATGCCCCGGGCATGGCCTTTTTCCATCCCAAGGGGATGGCGGTGTGGAACGCCCTGCTCGATTTCTGGCGCGACGCCCACCGCGCGGCCGGCTATGTGGAGACCAAGACCCCGATCATTCTCCAGCGCACCCTGTGGGAGAAGAGCGGTCACTGGGAAAATTACCGCGAGAACATGTACACCACCGAGGTGGACGAGCAGGCCTATGCCATCAAGCCCATGAACTGCCCCGGCGGCATGCTGCTCTACAGCACCCGGCCGCACTCCTATCGCGAGTTGCCCATTCGTGCGGCCGAGATCGGCCTGGTCCACCGCCACGAACTGTCCGGTGTGCTCAACGGCCTGTTCCGGGTGCGCGCCTTTCATCAGGACGATGCGCATCTGTTCATGATGCCGGAGCAGATCCAGGCGGAAATTCTCGATTTGCTGCGTCTGGAGGAGCAGGTCTACAGCAAGTTCGGCCTGGATTTCCACCTTGAGCTGTCCACCCGGCCGGAAAAATCAATCGGTTCCGACGAGCAGTGGGACACGGCCACCAACGGCCTGCGTTCGGCCCTGGACGCTTACGGCAAGGAGTATCGCATCAACGAAGGCGACGGCGCGTTTTACGGCCCCAAAATTGACCTGCACATCAAGGACGCCCTGGGCCGCACCTGGCAGTGCGGGACGATCCAACTGGACATGAGCCTGCCCGAACGCTTCGACCTGACCTACGTGGGCCGGGACAACGAGAAGCACCGGCCGATCATGCTGCACCGGACCGTGTTCGGCTCGATCGAACGGTTCCTGGGCATCCTGATCGAACATTTCGAAGGCAAGTTTCCCCTGTGGCTGGCACCGGTTCAGGCGGCGATCCTGCCCATCAACGACGACCTGATTCCCTTTGCCGAATCGATGGCCACAACCATGCGCGACGCCGGCCTGCGGGTGGAGGTGGACGACCGTACGGAAAGTCTCAACCGCAAGGTCCGCGAGGCCCAGCTTGCCAAGACCCCGCTGATTCTCACCTGCGGCGGCAAGGAGAAGGAGGCGGGTACCGTATCGGTTCGTACCCTTGACGGCACCGTGCGCTACGGCATTCCCATGGATCAGTTCATGCAAAAGGTGACCGCCCATGTGGCC
This window harbors:
- the thrS gene encoding threonine--tRNA ligase; protein product: MIHITLPDGSRKPFEDYPTGLTVAKSISEGLARDCVAMEVDGNLVDLDRPIQADASIRLITTRDPEALEIMRHSAAHVMAQAVLALYPDAKLTIGPVVEDGFYYDIDMPPLSEEAFPKIEAEMKRIIKQKIPIRRHEVSKAEALTFYKDEPYKTEMIDALADGTISFYKQGDFTDLCRGPHVPHTGFVRAVKLMRVSGAYWRADQSKAQLQRIYGTAFFDKKQLKEYLHFLEEAKKRNHRKIGAAMDLFSFHDDAPGMAFFHPKGMAVWNALLDFWRDAHRAAGYVETKTPIILQRTLWEKSGHWENYRENMYTTEVDEQAYAIKPMNCPGGMLLYSTRPHSYRELPIRAAEIGLVHRHELSGVLNGLFRVRAFHQDDAHLFMMPEQIQAEILDLLRLEEQVYSKFGLDFHLELSTRPEKSIGSDEQWDTATNGLRSALDAYGKEYRINEGDGAFYGPKIDLHIKDALGRTWQCGTIQLDMSLPERFDLTYVGRDNEKHRPIMLHRTVFGSIERFLGILIEHFEGKFPLWLAPVQAAILPINDDLIPFAESMATTMRDAGLRVEVDDRTESLNRKVREAQLAKTPLILTCGGKEKEAGTVSVRTLDGTVRYGIPMDQFMQKVTAHVAERCLALDLFDE
- a CDS encoding ribonuclease D → MNNLAVPPYRLIRTNDDLKQFAGKIDREPFLAVDLEADSMFHYQEKVCLVQMAGNGENVVIDPLEVNDLAPLAPLFKNKRICKVFHGSDYDIRSLYRDFSIEINNLFDTQLASMYLGEKETSLGAVVNNRFGIQLDKRYQKKDWSQRPLPDGMIEYAASDVFYLIPLAKALMTELEAKGRLAWVVEECEYLSGVRPVENGDDPLFLRFRGAGRLQRRNLAILEGLLQYRKDLAMKKDRPLFKVFSNTSLLKIANEMTDTPQAMEAGRCLSPKQIRIHGNSLAEIVKQAKAIPSDKLPVYPRKRRPSVSPKVPDRVKAIKAWRDKIAEDLELDPALLFNKALLTAIAVKRPTTKKELAGIEGIRNWQVKDFGKDLLTVLSTVP
- a CDS encoding calcium-binding protein, yielding MNEEFLKQAIAKSNIDDQFERIYKILGLDDEVEDEEGLSVEVRRIDDKKKFTLTLADLKTVEENTKSAQLLDDYAVWHTNFR
- a CDS encoding BrnA antitoxin family protein, with product MYLDTDIIDVFRTRAEKAGYGYQTMINEALREYLTKNGKLLDETVIRQVIREELDRAAKDRG